Below is a window of Nitrospirota bacterium DNA.
GGGACCTGATCGTGCCGGGAGCATCGGAACACATTTTCTGGAAGCCTTTGGATAAAACGTCACCCCATACAAGGAGAACGCGGCAGTGACCATCAAGGCCCTGAAGAGCATAGACCTGTTCAAGAACCTGTCCGATGAGGAACTGAAGGAACTGGAACCCTATCTGACGGCTACCTGGTACAAGAAGAAAGAGGACATCTTTTCAGAAGGCGACCAGCCCGAATGGTTCTATATCGTGGCGAAGGGCAAGGTCAAGATCACGAAGATATCCCATGACGGGAAGGAGATCATCCTCGAGATCATTTCCCCCACGGACATCTTCGGCGGTGTTGCCGTGATCCGCGGCTTCCCCTACCCGGCGAACGCAGTCGCCATGGAGGACACCGAGGTGCTGAAGATCTCCCGGAGGAACCTGCTGCGGCTCGTGGACCGGTTCCCGAACCTTATGTACTGTATCGCGCTCCAGCTCGGGGACCGCATGAAGAGCTCCTACGATTCGCTCAAGAACATCGCACTGGAGCGCGTCGAAGCCAGGATCGCGGCGCTCCTGCTCAAGCTGGCGAACAAGGTCGGCGTGGAAACCAAGGGCGGGACCCTGATCGACATGCGGCTGACCAAACAGGACGTCGCCGATATGGTCGGGACCACGGTGGAGACCTCGATCAGGACCTTCAGCAAGTTCAAGAAGGAGGGGCTGCTGACGGACAGCGACGGCAAGTTCATCATCAAGGACAAGGAAGGCCTGATGGCATTGTCGTCTTAGCGAAACAGG
It encodes the following:
- a CDS encoding Crp/Fnr family transcriptional regulator, with amino-acid sequence MTIKALKSIDLFKNLSDEELKELEPYLTATWYKKKEDIFSEGDQPEWFYIVAKGKVKITKISHDGKEIILEIISPTDIFGGVAVIRGFPYPANAVAMEDTEVLKISRRNLLRLVDRFPNLMYCIALQLGDRMKSSYDSLKNIALERVEARIAALLLKLANKVGVETKGGTLIDMRLTKQDVADMVGTTVETSIRTFSKFKKEGLLTDSDGKFIIKDKEGLMALSS